In Spirosoma pollinicola, the genomic window CCAGGCGCGCATTGGGCATAATTAAATCCGAAAACGTGAACAGCTTGAAGCGTCGGGTACTGGTTGCCAAGTACCCCTTTTCATGCAGGAAACGGGCATATTGTGCATCAGCATCGGCTATTACCGAATAAATAAAACCACTAAGCCGATACGCGTAATTAAAGGGAACCAGCGTCTGGCTAGCCGTTGGACGAAGTGTAAGCTTAAACTGCATGTGGATATATAGGACAAGGTAGCCAAAGGTGAGTGTGATTGACAAAAAAGGCTAGTTTCTTATCAGTCACTCAACAAAGGTGCAGTAGTTCCGTGCATACTCCATGCACGATACTTATATTTGATCAGTTATTTTTTGACCTCATGCCTGTCTCACAATCGCAACGTTTCCAGCGCATCAATGACCAGCTCCGGCGCGGGGCCGCTATTCCTACCGCCGAACTTATGCAGGTTTGTGGAGTGGCCGAACGCACGCTCAAGGAGGACATTAACCAAATGCGCGACCGGTACCGGGCACCCATTAAATTCAGTCGTCGACTGGGAGGTTATCATTATTACGAATCGTTTGATTTGAAGACAATTGAAATTGAGTTGACCAACCAGGATGTAGCGGCTCTGAAAAACGCAGTGACTACGCTGAATCAATTCAGGGATTTAGCCGTATTTGCCGATTTCCGGGGGGCTGTGGAGAAGATTGAGCAGGCAGTCCGCTTCCGGATTAGTCAGCCGTCAACCTCACAGGCCTACATTGCTTTCGAAGCCGTTCCACCGGGACAGGGTAACGAGTTGCTGGACGAGCTACTGGTGGCCTGTATGAACCGACAAGTTATTGAATTTAAGTACCAGAAGTATGATGATGCTGCTCCCCGCCTACGCACGGTGTTTCCACATTTAATGAAAGAGCACCGCAACCGGTGGTACATTATCGGATATGAACTTTACCCACCCCAACTGCGGGTATTCGGATTAGACCGCGTGATTGCCGACTCACTCAAATCGACAGCCCTATCTATTGATCCACCACCGTTTGATGCCGAGGCTTATTTTCGTCCGGCTTTGGGTGTGGCCGTGTATGATGATCCGGCTGAGGATGTGATTCTATCATTTACTCAAAAAGCCGGGCTTCATTTTCGGGCCCAGCCCTTTTATCCGTTTCGGAAAGAGGATATTTTAGTGGATAGCAAGGATGAATTTCGGGTAAAGCTATGCATCATTATTAACCAAGAACTTGTATTTGAATTAGCTCGATTCGGTAATTCAGTGAAGATTATGGCTCCTGATTCATTAGTCCAGAAACTAATAACCTTTTTACAGAGTACCTTAAATCAGTATCAACTGTACTGAAATTAGCTCAATCATTGACTATCCGTCTGGTGTGATAGAAAGCTTATTAAGCCAATCAGTATCGGTTGATAAAGGCTTTTCAGTGATTCGTAGGACTTTCCTGGCAAGTTCGGCTGTAGTGGGAAAACTTTTCATTGCCGCTGATGGGCATCAAACGTCCAAATAAACCGCAACACATTAAAAAAGTCTGAACTACTAAACTGAACGGGTTTATTGAACGCAGAAAGGGCCGTTTCCAGCCCCTTCCCTCCTACCCGGCAACCGTTCAATTAAACGTCCGAATAAAATCAGGATAATACATTAGCAAAAACGGACAACTATTTCTATTTTCCTTAAAGTACTTCTTTAGCTGTTTACTTAACGAAGCTGTAATAGGGCTGATGACGTATTCACTCGATTAAATGAGCTGTTATTTGCGCGCTCTTGAGCGTTAGCAGACACCAGGAGACTATGTGCCGAAGGGCTCCCGTCGGCACATAGTCTACAAGTCTACAAAAGCCTGTAATTTTACTGGATCATCTTTATCGCCGTCTGGCCCAGGCCCATCACAATCGTTTTTGTTACCGATGATTATATAGGCCTTGTCGGGCGATAGGGGGAACAAATTGGATGATCGATCCGGCTACTCCTACAATTTATGATAGCGGCTCGATTAGGCAAGGCGAAACGGTCTGGGTTCATCAGGTACCTGTTGGCCGCGACCCGTCGTGGGAGTCGGCCAGGTTAGCGGGCGGTAGTTTTTGTCTCGATCAGGCCCTATCATTTTGATGAGTTGGTAAGCTGATTGGCTCTGCCTACCGTCGTTCGCACTAAATCACTTAATCTGCCAAACGAACTAAGGATAAAATACACAAGCGTGGCTCGTTTGCTTCAGTGTCCTTCTAAAGCGAACGAGCCCAGTGCACTAATGAAGATGATAACCATCAGTATCAGCCCTGCTTTTTATCATCCTGCTTCCTGATAACCAATATCACTATGCGGGTAGTCTATCATTGGCAAAACGGCTTCTACCCGTGAGTTTTGTAGGCGGTTTAACAATTTACTGGTGAGCAGATACGCTCTGGAAAAGCTGAAACTGCCAACTCATGGCACGGACTTCAGTTCAACGCTAAATTTTAGCCTTATGAATAACGAAACCCACTATGCGTTTGGCGCACCGGGGATTCCTGGTAAATGGACCTCCAGTGCTAAGTCAGGAATTGGCAAAGCAATCGACGCGAGTAATCCCATCAGTTTTACCATTAGCCACGGCATTCTAAACGAAGTGTATTATCCCCGGGAAGACAATGCCTGCACCAGGGATATGGAATTGCTGGTGACCAACGGAACGGATTTTTTCTCCGAAGAAAAACGAGATGTTGACGCCGATGTGCAGATGTTGGAACCGGGTGTGCCAGCCTATTTGATTTCGAGTACCTGTAAGGACAAACGCTACACCCTGAGAAAAGAGATTATAGCCGATCCGCTGCGCAATACGGTGTTGCAGAAAATTAAATTTACCTCCTCAACCGGCCCGCCGAAGGATTATCAGGTTTTTGTTCTGCTGGCACCGCATATCAGCAATCAGGGGGGGGGCAATACCGGATGGACGAGTGATTACAAAGGGGTTCCAATGCTTTTTGCGGAACGAGAGGGTATTACACTCGCGTTGGCCTGTTCCCTGCCATTTGTCAGGCGTTCAGTGGGGTACGTCAGTAGCTCAGATGGCTATCAGGATATTAGTACCCATCGCACGATGGAATGGACCTTTACACAGGCTGAAGCGGGTAATATTGCCCTGACGGCCCAAATAGGCATCGGAGAGGATCAGGAAGAATTTACGGTGGCCCTATCGTTTGGTCGTAACTACAAGGAAGCAGCAGTTCGTGCCAGGGCCAGCCTGATCCAGGGGTTTGACGCTGTCAAAGAACTGTACGTGAGCCAATGGCAGCAATGGCATAGCCGGATTCAGGCGTCAACTGGCGGAAACGTCGGCAAACTATTTCGGAACAGCATCGCCGTCATGCGCATGCATGAAGCCACTCATTTTCCAGGCGCGGTAATCGCCAGTTTATCCATTCCCTGGGGCAATACCAAAGGCGATGGAAACATCGGCGGCTATCACCTGGTATGGCCACGTGATCTTGTGGAATGTTCAGGTGGATTTTTGGCCTTTGGCGCGCACGACGATGCTATGCGCGTGCTAAACTACCTGATGGCTACCCAGGAAGCCGATGGACACTGGCCCCAGAATATGTGGCTGGAAGGCGATCCGTACTGGAATGGCCTGCAACTTGATCAACTCGCGTTTCCTATATTGCTGATGGGACAATGCAGCACCAAAAGTGTATTGACGAAACAGGCCGAAAAAGCGGCCTGGGATTGTGTCCGCAAGGCCGCTACCTTTTTGCTGCGTTACGGTCCACTCTCCCCGCAGGAGCGGTGGGAAGAAGAAAGCGGCATCTCGATTTCTACGTTAGCTACCTGCATAGCAGCCCTGTTGGTGGCTGCCGACTTTGCCATCCGAAATAATGATAAAGCCCTGGCGCAGTACTGCTTCGAGACAGCTGATTACTGGAACAGCAACATTGACAATTGGCTCTACGTTACCGACACGCCGATGGCCCGGCAGGCCGGTGTCGATGGGTATTACATCCGTATCAATCCGTCAGGTTGTCGATCCGAAGCCCTCAAGGGCCAGAACATTAGCCTGAAAAACCGGCCCGACGATAAAAAAAATATGCCGGTCAATGAATTGATCAGCGTAGATGCCCTGTGCCTGGTGCGGTTTGGATTGCGCCAGGCAGATGACCCCAGAATACGGAACACGATCAAAGTCATTGATGCCCACCTAAAAGTGGAGACCCCATCCGGTCCCTGCTGGCACCGCTATAACAACGACGGGTACGGCGAACATGAGGACGGCACCGCCTTTGATGGCACTGGCATTGGTCGCCTCTGGCCGTTGTTGACCGGAGAACGCGCCCATTATGAAATTGCGGCCGGCAACATGCAGGGAGCGCAGGAACTGATGCAAACCCTGGAAGGGTTGTCTGACCGGGAACTGCTCTCCGAACAGGTGTGGGACTCGGCAGACATGCCTGAAAAAGAGCTGTTTTTCGGCCGCCCCTCCGGTTCGGCTATGCCGTTGGTGTGGGCCCACGCTGAGTATGTAAAACTCTGCGCATCCCTCCGTGAACAAAAAGTTTTTGATAGGCCAACCCATACCGTAACACGCTACTTGGTCAAAAATACCAAATCCAAACTGGACATCTGGCGGTTTATGCTGCCCTGTCGATCGGTAAGAAAAGGAAATTCACTGCGTCTAGAAACCCGCACCGCTGCGCGCGTTCACTGGTCGGTAGACAACTGGGCTACCGTGCAGGACACGCCAAGTAAGGACACGGGCTTCGGGTTATATTACACCGATATACCCGCCAACTTGCTCAGCGGAGAAACAATCGATTTCACATTTTTCTGGATCGAAGCCAACCGTTGGGAAAACAAAAATTATTCCGTTACAACCCTTAACCAAAAGGCATGGAAACGTATGATCTGATCATTATCGGCACCGGCGCAGGCGGAGGCACCCTCTTACATCAGCTAAAAGGGTCCGGAAAGCGTATTCTGGTGCTTGAACGGGGGGGCTATCTCCCCCGCGAAAAAGCGAATTGGAACAGCAAAGACGTTTTTCAAAAGGAACGCTATCACACCAACGAAGTCTGGAAAACCAATGAGGGCAAGGATTTGCATCCGGGAACGGGTTATTGGGTGGGCGGTAATACCAAAGTATATGGGGCCGCCCTGTTCCGATTACGGGAACAGGATTTCGATGAACTACAACATGAAGGCGGTATATCACCAGCTTGGCCTTTGAAATACGTCGATTTTGAATCCTACTACACCGCTGCTGAACAACTTTACCAGGTACACGGCAAGATGGGTATCGACCCCACCGAACCGTTCCGAACGGAAGACTATACCTATCCTGCGGTAAGCCACGAACCCCGAATACAGGAATTACACGACGCCCTGGTCAACGATGGTCATATGCCATTCAACATGCCGGTCGCTATCAGGCTAAACGAAGCTGATCCGCTAAACAGCCCCTGCATCCGGTGCAATACCTGCGATGGGTATCCCTGCATGATCCACGCCAAAAGCGATGCGGACATCACCTGTGTCAGACCTTCATTGGACCAGGAAACGGTTACGCTGCTGATCAACGCCAAAGTTGATCAGCTTATAACGTCCGAAGATGGAAAAGCAATTGATTATATTAATGTTACGATTGACGGGAAGCCCAGACAATTTAGAGCGGCTATCGTGGTAGTTGCCTGCGGTGCCATCAATTCGGCAGCTCTGCTGCTCAAGAGTGCGAATGAAAAACATCCAAACGGGCTGGCCAATGGAAGCGGGCAGTTAGGCCGTAATTTCATGAAGCACAACAGTGCGGCTATGCTTGGTATTAGCCTGAAAGAAAATCCGACCAGTTTTCAAAAAACACTGGCCTGTAACGATTACTATTTTGGTGATAGGGATTTTCCGTATCCTATGGGTCACGTTCAATTGTTGGGCAAATCTGACAAAGGACAGATTGCACCCGACGCTCCATTTTTCACCCCGGGTGTGGTACTGAGCGAAATGGCTGACCATTCCGTTGACTGGTGGTTTACCGGCGAGGACCTGCCCGACGAAAACAACCGGGTGGCGGTGATCGATGGACAGATTCACCTGAATTATACGGAAAATAATTTAAC contains:
- a CDS encoding helix-turn-helix transcriptional regulator; this encodes MPVSQSQRFQRINDQLRRGAAIPTAELMQVCGVAERTLKEDINQMRDRYRAPIKFSRRLGGYHYYESFDLKTIEIELTNQDVAALKNAVTTLNQFRDLAVFADFRGAVEKIEQAVRFRISQPSTSQAYIAFEAVPPGQGNELLDELLVACMNRQVIEFKYQKYDDAAPRLRTVFPHLMKEHRNRWYIIGYELYPPQLRVFGLDRVIADSLKSTALSIDPPPFDAEAYFRPALGVAVYDDPAEDVILSFTQKAGLHFRAQPFYPFRKEDILVDSKDEFRVKLCIIINQELVFELARFGNSVKIMAPDSLVQKLITFLQSTLNQYQLY
- a CDS encoding glycoside hydrolase family 15 protein, producing MNNETHYAFGAPGIPGKWTSSAKSGIGKAIDASNPISFTISHGILNEVYYPREDNACTRDMELLVTNGTDFFSEEKRDVDADVQMLEPGVPAYLISSTCKDKRYTLRKEIIADPLRNTVLQKIKFTSSTGPPKDYQVFVLLAPHISNQGGGNTGWTSDYKGVPMLFAEREGITLALACSLPFVRRSVGYVSSSDGYQDISTHRTMEWTFTQAEAGNIALTAQIGIGEDQEEFTVALSFGRNYKEAAVRARASLIQGFDAVKELYVSQWQQWHSRIQASTGGNVGKLFRNSIAVMRMHEATHFPGAVIASLSIPWGNTKGDGNIGGYHLVWPRDLVECSGGFLAFGAHDDAMRVLNYLMATQEADGHWPQNMWLEGDPYWNGLQLDQLAFPILLMGQCSTKSVLTKQAEKAAWDCVRKAATFLLRYGPLSPQERWEEESGISISTLATCIAALLVAADFAIRNNDKALAQYCFETADYWNSNIDNWLYVTDTPMARQAGVDGYYIRINPSGCRSEALKGQNISLKNRPDDKKNMPVNELISVDALCLVRFGLRQADDPRIRNTIKVIDAHLKVETPSGPCWHRYNNDGYGEHEDGTAFDGTGIGRLWPLLTGERAHYEIAAGNMQGAQELMQTLEGLSDRELLSEQVWDSADMPEKELFFGRPSGSAMPLVWAHAEYVKLCASLREQKVFDRPTHTVTRYLVKNTKSKLDIWRFMLPCRSVRKGNSLRLETRTAARVHWSVDNWATVQDTPSKDTGFGLYYTDIPANLLSGETIDFTFFWIEANRWENKNYSVTTLNQKAWKRMI
- a CDS encoding GMC oxidoreductase, whose translation is METYDLIIIGTGAGGGTLLHQLKGSGKRILVLERGGYLPREKANWNSKDVFQKERYHTNEVWKTNEGKDLHPGTGYWVGGNTKVYGAALFRLREQDFDELQHEGGISPAWPLKYVDFESYYTAAEQLYQVHGKMGIDPTEPFRTEDYTYPAVSHEPRIQELHDALVNDGHMPFNMPVAIRLNEADPLNSPCIRCNTCDGYPCMIHAKSDADITCVRPSLDQETVTLLINAKVDQLITSEDGKAIDYINVTIDGKPRQFRAAIVVVACGAINSAALLLKSANEKHPNGLANGSGQLGRNFMKHNSAAMLGISLKENPTSFQKTLACNDYYFGDRDFPYPMGHVQLLGKSDKGQIAPDAPFFTPGVVLSEMADHSVDWWFTGEDLPDENNRVAVIDGQIHLNYTENNLTGFNRLIATWKEVLAKIDTKHVFMPHDIYLSKDIPLAGVAHQVGTARFGTDPNTSVLDLNCKAHEIDNLYVVDGSFFPSIGAVNPSLTIMANAFRVAEHLTKTLNAL